In one Cupriavidus taiwanensis genomic region, the following are encoded:
- the dnaA gene encoding chromosomal replication initiator protein DnaA: MQDFWQAAAAQLERELTPQQFKTWIKPLAPVAFDEETHALRIAAPNRFKLDWVKSQFSGRITALACEYWEAQVSVQFVLDPAASGRAAAYMQPAQPGMGPGPGMGGMDGHAAPGTAMAGYPGAQPGAQPLGGQPSFAMPGQPGYGEYPTAPAYGMGQPPYGNPAGMPSAAPVPAGARAQAPGMGGQHPGQHHLQHNADMGEIDVVQMDPAEASARSYRAPQQAQHPQHAHAAMGGGAQGMPGHQPSDTVHERSRLNPILTFDNFVTGKANQLARAAAIQVANNPGKSYNPLYLYGGVGLGKTHLIHSIGNHMLMENPRARIRYIHAEQYVSDVVKAYQRKAFDEFKRYYHSLDLLLIDDIQFFSGKNRTQEEFFYAFEALIANRAQVIITSDTYPKEITGIDDRLISRFDSGLTVAIEPPELEMRVAILMKKAAAENVNVPEEVAFFVAKHLRSNVRELEGALRKILAFSNFHGKDITIEVTREALKDLLTVQNRQISVENIQKTCADFYNIKVADMYSKKRPANIARPRQIAMYLAKELTQKSLPEIGELFGGRDHTTVLHAVRKIADERSKDAQLNHELHVLEQTLKG, encoded by the coding sequence ATGCAAGATTTCTGGCAGGCGGCAGCCGCGCAACTCGAGCGCGAGCTGACGCCGCAACAGTTCAAAACGTGGATCAAGCCGCTGGCGCCCGTTGCGTTCGATGAAGAAACGCACGCGCTGCGGATTGCCGCGCCCAACCGTTTCAAGCTCGACTGGGTCAAGAGCCAGTTCTCCGGGCGCATCACCGCACTGGCCTGCGAATACTGGGAAGCGCAGGTCAGCGTCCAGTTCGTGCTCGATCCGGCCGCGTCGGGCCGTGCCGCCGCCTATATGCAGCCGGCCCAGCCCGGCATGGGTCCAGGACCGGGCATGGGCGGCATGGACGGCCACGCAGCACCGGGTACGGCCATGGCCGGCTATCCCGGCGCCCAGCCCGGTGCCCAGCCGTTGGGCGGCCAGCCTTCGTTTGCCATGCCCGGGCAGCCCGGCTATGGCGAGTACCCCACCGCACCCGCGTACGGCATGGGTCAGCCGCCATACGGCAATCCGGCCGGCATGCCGTCCGCAGCCCCGGTCCCGGCCGGCGCGCGCGCCCAGGCTCCCGGCATGGGCGGCCAGCACCCTGGCCAGCACCACCTGCAGCACAACGCCGACATGGGCGAGATCGACGTGGTCCAGATGGACCCCGCCGAAGCCAGCGCCCGCTCCTACCGCGCGCCGCAGCAGGCCCAGCACCCGCAGCACGCGCATGCAGCGATGGGCGGCGGCGCGCAAGGCATGCCTGGCCACCAGCCCAGCGACACGGTCCACGAGCGCTCGCGCCTGAACCCGATCCTGACGTTCGACAACTTCGTCACCGGTAAAGCCAACCAGCTCGCCCGCGCCGCCGCCATCCAGGTCGCCAACAACCCGGGCAAGTCGTACAACCCCCTGTATCTCTATGGCGGCGTGGGCCTGGGCAAGACCCACCTGATCCACTCCATCGGCAACCACATGCTGATGGAAAACCCGCGCGCGCGCATCCGCTACATCCACGCCGAGCAGTACGTGTCCGACGTGGTGAAGGCATACCAGCGCAAGGCGTTCGACGAATTCAAGCGCTACTACCACTCGCTCGACCTGCTGCTGATCGACGATATCCAGTTCTTCTCCGGCAAGAACCGCACGCAGGAAGAGTTCTTCTACGCCTTCGAGGCCCTGATCGCCAACCGGGCGCAGGTGATCATCACCAGCGATACCTACCCCAAGGAAATCACCGGCATCGACGACCGCCTGATCTCGCGCTTCGACTCCGGCCTGACCGTGGCGATCGAGCCGCCCGAGCTGGAAATGCGCGTGGCGATCCTGATGAAGAAGGCCGCCGCCGAGAACGTGAACGTTCCGGAAGAAGTCGCCTTCTTCGTCGCCAAGCACCTGCGCTCCAACGTGCGCGAGCTGGAAGGCGCGCTGCGCAAGATCCTGGCGTTCAGCAATTTCCACGGCAAGGACATCACCATCGAGGTGACGCGCGAAGCGCTGAAGGACCTGCTGACGGTGCAGAACCGGCAGATCTCGGTGGAGAACATCCAGAAGACCTGCGCGGATTTCTACAACATCAAGGTCGCTGACATGTACTCGAAAAAGCGGCCTGCCAATATTGCCCGTCCGCGCCAGATCGCGATGTACCTGGCCAAGGAGCTGACGCAGAAGAGCCTGCCCGAGATCGGCGAACTCTTCGGCGGCCGCGACCACACCACCGTGCTGCACGCCGTGCGCAAGATCGCCGACGAACGAAGCAAGGATGCGCAGCTAAACCACGAGCTGCACGTGCTGGAGCAGACGCTCAAGGGTTGA
- the dnaN gene encoding DNA polymerase III subunit beta, whose protein sequence is MQLVKTSRDNLLRPLQIVSGIVERRHTLPILANLLIRKSGSNVSFLSTDIEIQITTHAECGVGNDSVATTVAARKLLDILRAMPDGDVALSLNDKRMTVQSGKSRFALQTLAAEEFPTVAEASEFNASVTLPQKTFKHLLAMVHFAMAQQDIRYYLNGMLLVVEGKKVMAVATDGHRLAYCGVELEQEAAGVGSRQEVIIPRKTILELQRLLEDNDDPVTVQLAANQVKFTFANIELISKLVEGKFPDFQRVIPKGYKNAFAIDRVRLQQALQRTAILTTDKFKGVRCILDTHMLKISSTNADQEEAQEELELDYSGDALDIGFNVTYLLDVLANLKTEQVQVSLGDSNSSALITVPEDDNFKYVVMPMRI, encoded by the coding sequence ATGCAATTGGTCAAAACCTCGCGAGACAACCTGCTGCGTCCGCTGCAAATCGTGAGCGGCATCGTGGAGCGCCGCCACACCCTCCCGATCCTGGCCAACCTGCTGATTCGCAAGTCCGGGTCGAACGTGTCCTTCCTGTCGACCGACATCGAAATCCAGATCACCACGCATGCGGAATGCGGCGTCGGCAACGACAGCGTCGCCACCACCGTGGCCGCGCGCAAGCTGCTCGACATCCTGCGTGCCATGCCTGACGGCGACGTGGCCCTGTCGCTCAACGACAAGCGCATGACCGTGCAATCCGGCAAGAGCCGTTTTGCCCTGCAGACGCTCGCCGCCGAAGAATTCCCGACCGTTGCCGAAGCCAGTGAATTCAACGCCAGCGTCACGCTGCCGCAGAAGACCTTCAAGCACCTGCTGGCGATGGTTCACTTCGCCATGGCGCAGCAGGACATCCGCTACTACCTGAACGGCATGCTGCTGGTGGTGGAAGGCAAGAAGGTCATGGCAGTCGCCACCGACGGCCACCGCCTGGCTTACTGCGGCGTGGAACTGGAACAGGAAGCCGCTGGTGTTGGCTCGCGCCAGGAAGTCATCATCCCGCGCAAGACCATCCTGGAACTGCAGCGCCTGCTGGAAGACAACGACGATCCGGTGACGGTGCAGCTGGCCGCCAACCAGGTCAAGTTCACGTTCGCCAATATCGAACTGATTTCCAAGCTGGTCGAAGGCAAGTTCCCTGACTTCCAGCGCGTGATCCCCAAGGGCTACAAGAACGCCTTCGCGATCGACCGCGTGCGCCTGCAGCAGGCGCTGCAACGCACCGCGATCCTGACCACCGACAAATTCAAGGGCGTGCGCTGCATCCTCGACACGCACATGCTCAAGATCAGCTCCACCAACGCCGACCAGGAAGAGGCGCAGGAAGAGCTGGAACTCGATTACTCGGGCGACGCGCTCGACATCGGCTTCAACGTGACCTACCTGCTCGACGTTCTTGCCAACCTCAAGACCGAGCAAGTGCAGGTCAGCCTCGGCGACTCGAATTCGAGTGCGCTGATTACCGTGCCGGAAGACGACAACTTCAAGTACGTCGTCATGCCGATGCGCATCTGA